In the genome of Magnolia sinica isolate HGM2019 chromosome 2, MsV1, whole genome shotgun sequence, one region contains:
- the LOC131236794 gene encoding uncharacterized protein LOC131236794: protein MASQHLLLPLGAGTNLRPGALRKGSSLFPTPSLISVPCLPQIERQRKRSNSLPAIRAKGKNQETAFLQSDGEKNPKNPKEEEREEDIEVEEDLPWIQEKAMDLVEFTGTVTQAIPGPRVGQSSLPWILAVPLAYVGLSFVMAFVKTVRKFNSPKAKRKKLVNKNAMLCKSIDELFQTGRDAVQHSSLKGLMQKTGFGMEEILRKYIRYALNEKPFNPELVVDLINLRKASLLDDPQVAEVLNETSRRIVREKGPVVMDISGFTEKGFKRKLAVQALFGKILYLSDLPDFCSRDSSLIIKEIFGVTDEDANTLRIHTLPEAGDVDSLEKMVDSSDSEEPNDSTDTEKAN from the exons ATGGCTTCTCAGCATCTGCTCCTACCACTTGGCGCCGGCACTAACCTGCGCCCAGGTGCGCTTCGTAAGGGCAGCTCCCTTTTCCCAACGCCCTCCCTCATCTCCGTCCCTTGTCTTCCTCAAATAGAAAGACAGAGAAAACGCTCCAACTCTCTTCCAGCTATAAGAGCAAAGGGTAAAAACCAAGAAACTGCATTTCTGCAATCGGACGGtgaaaaaaaccctaaaaatcccAAGGAGGAAGAACGAGAGGAGGATATTGAAGTGGAGGAGGATCTCCCGTGGATTCAGGAGAAGGCGATGGATCTTGTTGAGTTCACGGGAACCGTCACTCAGGCGATCCCCGGGCCCAGAGTCGGGCAGAGCTCTCTGCCATGGATTCTTGCGGTCCCTCTGGCTTATGTTGGGTTATCGTTCGTAATGGCTTTTGTTAAGACGGTGAGGAAATTCAATTCGCCCAAGGCGAAGCGGAAGAAATTG GTGAATAAAAATGCTATGCTTTGCAAGTCGATAGATGAGTTATTTCAGACAGGAAGAGATGCGGTGCAGCATTCTTCTCTTAAAGGCCTTATGCAAAAG ACAGGCTTTGGTATGGAGGAAATTTTGCGGAAGTACATACGGTATGCACTGAATGAGAAGCCCTTCAATCCCGAGTTGGTTGTGGACCTTATCAATCTTAGAAAAGCTTCGTTGTTGGATGATCCTCAGGTAGCTGAAGTTCTAAATGAGACTTCGAGGAGAATTGTACGGGAGAAAG GTCCAGTTGTCATGGATATTTCGGGATTcacagaaaagggtttcaagcgAAAACTTGCTGTGCAGGCCCTTTTTGGGAAGATCCTCTATCTGTCCGAT TTACCAGACTTTTGCTCAAGAGACAGTTCCTTGATCATCAAAGAAATTTTCGGTGTTACAGA TGAGGATGCCAACACTCTCCGGATTCACACACTCCCTGAGGCGGGCGATGTAGATTCACTTGAGAAGATGGTTGACAGTTCAGATTCTGAAGAACCCAACGACAGTACGGATACTGAAAAAGCAAATTGA